DNA from Variovorax sp. PBL-H6:
ATCGAGGCGTCTGCTGTTCAACTGCGCGGTTCCGGGCTACCGGGCCAAACCCGCGGACCTCCTGAAGACGATCGGTCCCAGCCTGGTGCAGCTGGTGAACATGGCGGATCGCCAGGTGGGATTGAGGTAGCAGCCCAAAAGCCGGAATCGCCGGCCACGGTGGGCAACAGTGTGCCTTGCCGATCCGTTGCAGAGTTGAATCAGCTGCCGTCTCGACGAAGCGCTCAATGAACACCGAAGACTTCTTGCGGCAGTTCGGACCTTCGCAGATCGAGGCGCTGCGTCAGGAGCTTGCGAAGCCGCCGCATTTCACGCGGCTTGTTCATGCCGATGGCACCGACCACCAGGTCGCCTCTCAGGTGAACGAAGAGCCGCTCGCCTTCGCTCGACTGAGCGGCCAGCACTGCGTCGCTGCACACCGGCGCGCCGAGCACCTGCAGGTTCATGTCGTATTGATCCGACCCAGAACCAGGGCGGGGCCCCGGGATCGGGCGCATCGGGTTCTGCGGCGCCGGCGGCCAGGGCCGCCATATGCATCGCGGCACTCTCACCCTGGCGGTTGGCGTTCTCCCAGGTTTCGATGCGAAGGGAATCGTCATGCCAGAGGCACGCCTGCTCGGCGACGTCGCCGGCTGCATAGATCTCCGGAACCGAGGATCTGCAATGGCGATCGACCACGATGCCATTGCGAATCAGAAGGCCCAGTTGCTGCGCCAGGGAGGTGTTCGGCGTGATTCCGATGCCCACCACGACCGCGCCGACCGAGAACGCCGACCCGTCGGACAGTCGCGCGCTCCGCACCTCCCGGTCGCCCTCCAGGCCGACGACGGAAGTCCGGAGTCGAAGGTCCACGCCACGCGCAGTGTGAAGTGTCTCGAGCAGGTGCGCGGGCGCTGAGGGAAGCGTACGGCTGCACAGCTGTTGTGCCGGCTCGACGACAGTGACCTCGACGCCCGCTCCTCGCGCGGTGGCGGCCACCTCCAGTCCGATCCAGCTGCCTCCGACAACCAGCAGCCGCAGACGCATCTGCGCGCATCGCTGGATGGATTGCCTCAGTGCGGCGGCATCGCTCGCGCGACGCAGGCAATGCACGTTGTCCAGATCGGCGCCCGGCAAGCCCAGGCGGCGCGGCATTCCGCCGGTGGCGATCAGCAGGAAGTCGTACTGCAACGCCGTGCCGTCATTGCAGGTGATGGTTCTGGTGCCCTTCGACGCGCACGGCATAGGTGGCCAGGTCACGTCATGGAGATGCTCGACCGGCAGCCCTTTGCGTCCCCCAGCGCGATGCTGCCCATGCAGTCGTCCATGGAGGAAGGTCACCAGTGGATGAAGCAGGCGCACCGCACCCACCATTCGCTGGTGCAGGCGATCGAACGAGGGCAGGGCTCGCGCGCACAGGCATTGGGAGAAGAGCATGTCGAGATCGCCCGCATGAACCTCGACTACGCGCTGGAACGCCCGGAGCTCGCCGCTGAACTCATGCCGGGCATACGACTGGTCGGCAAGACGCGAGGCTGAGCAGCGGATCGGTCGCCGACCCGTTCGTCACCGGTCGCCGCTAGCCACCTTGCCGCGCCAACCCTCGGGCCGCTCGCCGGGCGGGTTGCGGCGCGGCCGTCAACGCGCTGGCGCGGCCTTGACGATGCCTGCGTTTGCGTCAATGGTTCCAGGGAGCATCGCGAAATGCCGTTTGAGGTAGTTCACCGCGGCGCTCACCTTCGCAGCCTGACCTTCGCGCCGCGGCGTCATCGCCCACACAGGCATCGACGGCAGCCTCCACGGCGCCAGCACCTCGACGAGCATGCCGCGTTGCAGCGAGGGCAGCACGTCGGCGCGCGCCAGCCGCGCGATGCCGAGGCCGTGTTCGCACATCTGCTGCAGTGCGATCGCGTTGTTGCTGGCAATGCGTGCCTCGACGTGCACGCGCTGGTGCTGTCCATCCGCGGCGTACAGGTCCAGCGGCATCGACTCCGCCTGCGACGTCGACATCGCCCGCTTGAGCGCGCCGCGCCGAAAGCCGTGTGTTCCAACGCCTTCCGGCGCGACGAAGCTCTCCTGCGGTGTCTCGATCGATGCTTCCCGCCAGAATGCCAGCCACTGATGCGCGGGGAGTTCTTCCGGGCCAACCGGCGCGCCTCGGCGCTCGAGGTATGCGGGCGAAGCGCAAAGCACGGTCCCGAAGTCGCACAGCCGCCGCG
Protein-coding regions in this window:
- a CDS encoding LysR family transcriptional regulator, with the protein product MDDLKPLAVFAETVAAGSMSAAARRLGMSPSAVSQVIRTLEVQGGVTLLHRSTRKLALTEAGERYYPHCKRLLEAARAAAESLQQARDAPTGELRVSAPVGFANHIAPALAPLLAEAPQLRLRLLVDDAMIDLIDARIDVAVRVGRLADSSWVARRLCDFGTVLCASPAYLERRGAPVGPEELPAHQWLAFWREASIETPQESFVAPEGVGTHGFRRGALKRAMSTSQAESMPLDLYAADGQHQRVHVEARIASNNAIALQQMCEHGLGIARLARADVLPSLQRGMLVEVLAPWRLPSMPVWAMTPRREGQAAKVSAAVNYLKRHFAMLPGTIDANAGIVKAAPAR
- a CDS encoding oxidoreductase C-terminal domain-containing protein; translated protein: MASWSIAIADPRFRRSMQPATSPSRRASGMTIPFASKPGRTPTARVRVPRCIWRPWPPAPQNPMRPIPGPRPGSGSDQYDMNLQVLGAPVCSDAVLAAQSSEGERLFVHLRGDLVVGAIGMNKPREMRRLRKLLTQRLDLRRSELPQEVFGVH
- a CDS encoding FCD domain-containing protein gives rise to the protein MEMLDRQPFASPSAMLPMQSSMEEGHQWMKQAHRTHHSLVQAIERGQGSRAQALGEEHVEIARMNLDYALERPELAAELMPGIRLVGKTRG